A part of Arachis hypogaea cultivar Tifrunner chromosome 12, arahy.Tifrunner.gnm2.J5K5, whole genome shotgun sequence genomic DNA contains:
- the LOC140177303 gene encoding protein MAIN-LIKE 1-like produces MFHMPFGECTITLQDVAYQLGLPVDGRYVSGCLSEFHIYIEGGRPAWVWFEELFGVVPPPSQVQKYAVNCSWFQETFGECPEGADEDTVRRYARAYIMMLLGTQLFADKSGNRVHIRWLPFVARLEEMGTYSWGSAALAWLYRCMCRVANRNVIKLAGPLQLLQSWIFWRFPRFRPAGFETFSWPLASRWSGYIPSSSEKGPRVQTLRLWIDRLQDREVSM; encoded by the exons ATgtttcatatgccgttcggagagtgcactatCACACtgcaggacgtggcataccagctggGTTTGCCAGTGGACGGGCGTTACGTCAGCGGCTGCCTATCAGAGTTCCATATATACATCGAGGGTGGCCGTCCAGCCTGGGTTTGGTTCGAGGAGTTGTTTGGAGTGGTACCTCCTCCTagccaggttcagaagtacgcggtcaactgcagctggtttcaggagacGTTTGGTGAGTGCCCGGAGGGAGCTGATGAGGATACTGTGCGTCGTTATGcccgtgcgtacatcatgatgttgttgggcacgcAGCTTTTTGCGGACAAGTCGGGTAACCGCgttcacatcagatggcttccgTTTGTAGCTAGGCTGGAGGAGATGGGGACCTACAGCTGGGGTTCTGCAGCACtggcatggttgtaccggtgcatgtgccgtgTGGCGAACAGAAATGTTATCAAGCTAGCGGGCCCACTTCAGCTACTTCAGTCATGGATTTTCTGGCGATTTCCTCGGTTTAGGCCTGCAGGATTTGAGACGTTCAGCTGGCCACTGGCCTCGAG gtggtcaggttacaTCCCTTCCAGTAGCGAGAAGGGTCCTAGAGTTCAGACGTTGAGGCTATGGATAGACCGGTTGCAGGATAGAGAGGTCAGTATGTAA